Below is a window of Candidatus Kinetoplastibacterium oncopeltii TCC290E DNA.
TATAATAAAACAACCAATTTTAATTAGCAGTTGATATTTTTTATAAATTTTTTTCATTGCATAAGAGATTTTGAAATATAGCTTCATAGTAGAAAGACTATTACCTAAATACCATTTTTAATAATTGTAAATTGTTTCTTATATATTTCAATATTGAAATATATAAGAAACAATCAAAATATAATCAGTAGCAATTTTTATGCTAACATTACATTCTTTCTGGAGCAGATATTCCGAGTATATCTAATCCATTCTTAAGAATTTGTAAAGAAGCTTGTGCTAATCGTAGTCTAGATAATTTTATATCTAATTGTTCTGAAATAATATGCTTTGAGTTGTACCAAGTATGACAATCATAAGCACAGTCTCGTAACCAAAATGCTAAAATATGAGGAGAAAGCTCAGTTGCTGACTTATATATAATAGCAGGGAATTCCGATAGTCTTTTTATTAAATTTATTTCTTCTATGCTATTGAGCAATGATAGATTTGCTTTGTATATATCTTCAATATTTATATTTGCTTTGTTTAATATAGAGCTTATGCGAGCATGTGCGTATTGTATATAGAATACTGGATTTTCTTCTGATTTTGATAATGCTAGGTCTATATCAAATATAAATTCAGTATCAGAACGTCTTTGTATTAAAAAATAACGAGCAGCATCTCTGCCAACCCATTCAACAAGATCACGCATAGTAACATAATTGCCAGTTCTTTTTGAGACTTTAACTTCTTCCCCATTGCGAACTATTTTAACCATTTTATGTAAGATATAGCTAGGATAATCTTTAGGTATTCCTATTTTTAATGCCTGTAAACCAGCTCTTACTCTTGATATTGTCCCGTGATGATCACTACCTTGTATATTGATAGCATAATGAAATCCTCTATCCCATTTAGTCTTGTGATAAGCAACGTCTGGGAGAAAATATGTGTATTCACCAGTACCTTTTCGCATTACTCTATCTTTATCATCACCTGTATTAAGATCAGTAGTTCGTAACCAAATGGCCCCATCTTTTTCGTAAGAGTAACCGTTACTGTCAATTTTCTTTGCAACTTCTGATACTTTGCCAGAAGTGTATAGGGAACTTTCTAGATAATAGCTATCAAATTTTGTCCCAAATGATTTTAAATCTAAATCTTGTTCTTTTCTTAAATAAGCTACTGAGAATTCTTTTATATCTGATAAAGATTCTATATTACCGCTTGCTATTATATGACTTAACTTATCTATTTGAATAGATTTTTTGTTAATAAAGTCATTAGCTATATCTGAAATATAATCACCTTTGTATAGATCATTATCATCTATATTATTTGCAACAAAACTACTTCCTTTTGCGATTCTTTGTACACTGAGAGCTAGGTTGTTAATCTGATTTCCTGCGTCATTGTAATAGAATTCATTAAATACAAACCATCCCAGTGCCTTATATAGTTTACATATTGCATCTCCTATTGCTGCTTGTCTAGCATGACCAACATGAAGAGGACCAGTAGGATTAGCTGAAACATATTCTATTAATATTTTCTTATTTATATTAGTGCTACAGCCATACAATTCTTTCTGTTTTTCAATCAAAGGTATAGTTTCAAAAATAGCGTTATGAGATAAATAAAAATTTATGAATCCAGGACCAGCTATTTCAATTTTATCAACTATTTTTGATAAATTAATATCAATAAGTAAGTTTGATACTAATAGTTTTGCAATATCATTTGGATTGATTTTCTTTATCTTAGAAATCCGCATTGCGCTATTAGTTGAAAAATCACCATGAGTTTGTATCTTTGGTTTCTCTAGTAAAATTTCAATATTAATTTCTGGGAAATATCTATTTATTAAACTTTCGATAGATAAGATTATTTGTTTTTTGTGCCCTAAGAGCATGATATGTTTCTATAATGTTATTTAGTTAATGTTTTATTGTGCTATGGGTTAATGTTTACATAATTAACTCATAGCAAATACACCTTTTAAGATTGTTTTTCTGATTTTAGATGTCTATTTATTGCGCTAAGAACTGCTCTAAAAGATGCAGTAACAATATCCCTGTCAATGCCTACTCCAAATATAGAATTATTATGATCAATGCGCAATTCTACGTAACAAGCAGCACGTGTATTAGTATTTGATCCTAAAGAATGCTCATGATAGTTCATTATCCTCGCTGGCAATCCCAGTGCTGATATAAAAGCAGAAATTGCTCCATTACCTTCTCCACGCAATATGCGTTTTTCTCCGCTACATTCTATCTCTGCTTCAACAGCAAAATGCTTAGCTTCTGCAGCTTGTGGATCACCATCTATACGATGGCGAATTAGTTTCCATGGTGAGCTTTGATCTAAGTATTCTGATTTGAATATATTGTAAACCGCTTCAGCTGTAACTTCTCTTCCAGTTTTATCTGTAAATCTTTGAACAGCCCTGCTGAATTCTATCTGTAATTTTCTAGGTAGTACTAAACCATATTCTCTTTCCAGAAGATATGCTACTCCACCTTTACCTGATTGACTATTAACACGTATTACAGCATCATAATTTCTTCCCAAATCAGCTGGATCTATTGGAAGATAAGGAACTTCCCATATTGCATCTGTTTTTTGTAAAGCCATTCCTTTCTTTATAGCATCCTGATGTGATCCTGAGAACGCTGTAAATACAAGATCCCCAGCATATGGATGCCTTGGTGGTGTGATCATTTGCGTACAATGTTCGACACACCTTCTTACCTCATCAATATCAGAGAAATCTAACTCTGGATGGATGCCTTGAGTATATAAGTTTAAAGCTAATGTTATTAAATCGACATTACCAGTCCTCTCTCCATGTCCAAATAAACAACCTTCTACTCTATCAGCTCCTGCCATAATAGCTAGCTCAGCTGATGCTACTGCGGTACCACGATCATTATGAGGATGTACACTTATTATAACATTATCTCTATTATTTATATTTTTTTTCATCCATTCTATTTGATCTGCATATATATTTGGAGTGGATGATTCTACTGTAGCAGGTAGATTTAATATTAGTTTATTATTCACAGTAGGTTGAAAAATATCTATCACAGTATTAGCAACATCTAATGCAAATTCTAATTCTGTTGAGCTAAAAACTTCTATTGAGTACTCATACTGCCAAAGTGTTTTGTCTGAATATTGTGAAAATAGATCTTTAATAAGATTAGTACCGTTTACGGCAATTTGTTTAATTTCATCTCGATTCATATTAAATACTATTTTTCTAAACGAAGGTGCACATGCATTGTATAAATGAACTATTGCACGTTTTGCTCCATAAACAGCTTCTATAGTCTTTCTTATTAAGTCTTCCCTTGATTGAGTTAATACTGAAATTGTTACATCGTCTGGTATATAGTCATCTTCTATTAGCTTTCTTGTAAAATCAAACTCGGTTTTTGATGCAGAAGGAAATCCGACTTCTATTTCTTTAAATCCAATTTTCAGCAATTGCTCAAAGAAACTTATCTTGCGTTCGATATTCATTGGCTCGATAAGTGCTTGATTGCCATCTCTCAGATCAGTACTTAGCCAAATAGGAGCTTTTGTTATAGATTTACTAGGCCAAGTTCTATCAGAGTAATCTTCTTTAAAAGGGCGAAATGGCACATATTTAGTAGCTGGTTTGGTAATCATAGTTTATATCCACATTTATTATAAAATTATTTTGACAAATAGCATTGACTATTTTTAACTATATATGCTGAGCATTTATAGAAAAGCACTTGGCACTTGATTTATTTATATAAGATTCATAGACACAACCTATAAATTAGTTATCATTGAGTCAATTTTAGAATCTTTATAATATCTACATACGACTATATTATCATGTAAATATATAAGATTGTTGTCATATGATATCTATTATTCTGCTATATTTTTGATATTTTGGTATTTTTTTTATGATTGATAATAAGACTAGTTATTTTGTTAGATCTATAGTTTTTATATTTTTTGACATTTCATCAAATATAATT
It encodes the following:
- the argS gene encoding arginine--tRNA ligase, which translates into the protein MLLGHKKQIILSIESLINRYFPEINIEILLEKPKIQTHGDFSTNSAMRISKIKKINPNDIAKLLVSNLLIDINLSKIVDKIEIAGPGFINFYLSHNAIFETIPLIEKQKELYGCSTNINKKILIEYVSANPTGPLHVGHARQAAIGDAICKLYKALGWFVFNEFYYNDAGNQINNLALSVQRIAKGSSFVANNIDDNDLYKGDYISDIANDFINKKSIQIDKLSHIIASGNIESLSDIKEFSVAYLRKEQDLDLKSFGTKFDSYYLESSLYTSGKVSEVAKKIDSNGYSYEKDGAIWLRTTDLNTGDDKDRVMRKGTGEYTYFLPDVAYHKTKWDRGFHYAINIQGSDHHGTISRVRAGLQALKIGIPKDYPSYILHKMVKIVRNGEEVKVSKRTGNYVTMRDLVEWVGRDAARYFLIQRRSDTEFIFDIDLALSKSEENPVFYIQYAHARISSILNKANINIEDIYKANLSLLNSIEEINLIKRLSEFPAIIYKSATELSPHILAFWLRDCAYDCHTWYNSKHIISEQLDIKLSRLRLAQASLQILKNGLDILGISAPERM
- the leuA gene encoding 2-isopropylmalate synthase, translating into MITKPATKYVPFRPFKEDYSDRTWPSKSITKAPIWLSTDLRDGNQALIEPMNIERKISFFEQLLKIGFKEIEVGFPSASKTEFDFTRKLIEDDYIPDDVTISVLTQSREDLIRKTIEAVYGAKRAIVHLYNACAPSFRKIVFNMNRDEIKQIAVNGTNLIKDLFSQYSDKTLWQYEYSIEVFSSTELEFALDVANTVIDIFQPTVNNKLILNLPATVESSTPNIYADQIEWMKKNINNRDNVIISVHPHNDRGTAVASAELAIMAGADRVEGCLFGHGERTGNVDLITLALNLYTQGIHPELDFSDIDEVRRCVEHCTQMITPPRHPYAGDLVFTAFSGSHQDAIKKGMALQKTDAIWEVPYLPIDPADLGRNYDAVIRVNSQSGKGGVAYLLEREYGLVLPRKLQIEFSRAVQRFTDKTGREVTAEAVYNIFKSEYLDQSSPWKLIRHRIDGDPQAAEAKHFAVEAEIECSGEKRILRGEGNGAISAFISALGLPARIMNYHEHSLGSNTNTRAACYVELRIDHNNSIFGVGIDRDIVTASFRAVLSAINRHLKSEKQS